Proteins from a genomic interval of Pseudodesulfovibrio nedwellii:
- a CDS encoding ABC transporter ATP-binding protein, whose product MTNLKYIRPVPSRPVEVGVIPVVRLKGLTKRFGKIVANDAITLDVYPGRIKALLGENGAGKSTMMSMLAGRYKPDEGTIEVDGKPVRFSSSRDAIAAGIGMVYQHFMLVDSMTVAENVLLGQEGSFFIRRKEMSKRVSELAGKYDMEIDPDARIADLSMGERQLVEILKLLYRESRILIFDEPTAVLTPEETGRLFKTLWRMTEQGKSIIFISHKLEEVIALADEIAILRRGRIEGELDPNTIESKADLASRMVGKEVLLEVDRKPVERGDKVLDVRNLTGLGLSEVDLDVHQGEVVSIVGVAGNGQKGLVEAVTGLIKPPQDTVFIMGQPWRKFFAESTWNRSMCYIPEDRLGLATLPNQNLVDNLLLTTRKGFAKGWFLDKKKAAKDTIELIKKFDIRPGRIHALAWQLSGGNLQKAVLARELYRQPRLIVAEQPTQGLDVSATEEVWNRLLEARKMAGVLLVTGDLNEALQLSDRIAVIYRGRILDILDTAEEGISRKIGPLMAGIVE is encoded by the coding sequence GTGACCAATTTGAAATATATTCGTCCGGTACCAAGTCGTCCTGTAGAAGTTGGAGTGATACCCGTGGTGCGTCTGAAAGGGCTCACCAAACGGTTCGGCAAGATAGTGGCTAATGATGCCATTACCCTTGATGTGTATCCTGGACGCATCAAAGCCTTGCTCGGTGAAAACGGTGCTGGTAAATCCACCATGATGTCCATGCTGGCTGGTCGGTACAAACCGGATGAAGGCACCATTGAAGTTGATGGGAAACCGGTTCGTTTTTCTTCTTCCAGAGATGCCATCGCAGCCGGAATCGGTATGGTGTATCAACATTTTATGTTGGTTGACTCTATGACTGTTGCTGAGAATGTTCTTTTGGGACAGGAAGGCAGTTTCTTCATCAGACGAAAAGAGATGTCGAAGCGGGTGAGTGAATTGGCCGGTAAGTACGACATGGAAATTGATCCAGATGCTCGTATTGCCGATCTTTCCATGGGCGAGCGGCAGTTGGTTGAAATTTTGAAACTGCTGTATCGTGAAAGTCGTATTCTTATTTTTGATGAGCCCACCGCTGTCTTGACGCCCGAAGAGACAGGACGATTGTTCAAAACCCTGTGGCGTATGACCGAACAGGGTAAATCCATCATTTTTATTAGTCACAAGTTGGAAGAAGTCATTGCATTGGCGGATGAAATTGCCATTTTGCGTCGTGGTAGAATTGAGGGTGAACTTGATCCCAACACTATTGAATCCAAGGCTGATCTTGCTTCACGCATGGTTGGCAAGGAAGTGTTGTTGGAAGTCGATCGAAAGCCTGTCGAGAGGGGCGATAAAGTTCTTGATGTGAGGAATCTCACCGGGCTTGGGTTGTCCGAAGTTGATCTGGATGTCCACCAAGGCGAAGTTGTTTCTATAGTGGGCGTGGCCGGTAACGGTCAAAAAGGGTTGGTCGAAGCTGTTACGGGATTGATCAAGCCGCCGCAGGATACTGTTTTTATAATGGGACAACCCTGGCGTAAGTTTTTTGCCGAATCTACCTGGAATCGGTCAATGTGTTACATTCCGGAAGACAGACTTGGTTTGGCTACTTTGCCGAATCAGAATCTTGTGGACAATCTGCTTTTGACGACCCGGAAAGGTTTTGCCAAGGGGTGGTTTCTGGATAAGAAAAAAGCGGCCAAGGATACAATTGAGCTTATCAAGAAGTTTGATATTCGTCCGGGGCGAATTCACGCGCTGGCATGGCAGCTTTCCGGTGGTAATCTGCAAAAAGCAGTACTTGCACGCGAACTGTATCGCCAACCTCGTTTGATTGTCGCAGAACAACCGACACAGGGCTTGGATGTTTCTGCTACCGAAGAGGTTTGGAATCGTTTGCTTGAAGCGCGAAAGATGGCTGGCGTATTACTTGTGACCGGAGATTTGAACGAAGCCTTGCAATTGTCTGATCGTATTGCGGTCATTTATCGTGGCCGAATCCTTGACATTCTCGACACGGCAGAGGAAGGAATATCTCGTAAGATAGGTCCGCTTATGGCGGGCATAGTGGAATAG
- a CDS encoding cofactor-independent phosphoglycerate mutase, with amino-acid sequence MKILYLIADGMGGWPLDKLGGKTTMEAAHTPNMDALAKTGIIGRAQTVPEGMPPGSDVANMSLLGFDPATYHTGRGPIEAAAQGLELGADDLVWRLNLVTVSKLTIDGYMRDYSSGHISTDISRPIVETLQEKLGDDSYTFYPGIQYRHLLVQKDGALTEDADLLISPPHDITDKSIKPDLRVFSRSPFLWDLVFEAKDILEDRSINMSMANSIWPWGQGRPLNLPNFKETSGMKGAVISAVDLIKGLGNASGMDVIDVEGATGLLETNYQGKVDAALTFLEDNDFVFVHLEGPDECGHGGSAKDKVEAISRFDARVVAPLREALKDQETAWIITCDHFTPIVERTHTMDAVPFILNGPGCDASGIESFSEQSADSTGLKLEKGHELLSFALKTFGLK; translated from the coding sequence ATGAAAATACTGTACCTTATAGCTGACGGAATGGGTGGTTGGCCGCTGGATAAACTCGGCGGCAAAACCACCATGGAAGCAGCGCATACACCCAACATGGACGCACTGGCCAAAACCGGCATAATCGGTCGCGCCCAGACTGTGCCTGAGGGCATGCCCCCCGGCTCCGATGTAGCGAACATGTCCTTGCTCGGCTTTGATCCTGCCACCTATCACACTGGCCGCGGTCCTATCGAAGCTGCCGCTCAGGGACTTGAGCTTGGAGCGGACGATCTGGTCTGGCGATTGAATCTGGTTACTGTTTCCAAACTGACCATCGATGGGTACATGCGTGACTACTCGTCAGGCCACATCTCCACTGATATTTCGAGACCCATAGTAGAAACGTTGCAGGAAAAACTCGGCGACGACTCCTATACTTTCTATCCCGGAATCCAATACCGCCACCTGCTGGTACAAAAAGACGGCGCTCTCACTGAAGACGCCGATCTACTCATCAGCCCTCCCCACGACATAACAGACAAATCCATCAAGCCGGATTTGCGAGTCTTTTCCCGTAGCCCATTCCTGTGGGATCTCGTATTCGAGGCCAAAGACATTCTCGAGGACCGATCAATAAACATGTCCATGGCGAATTCCATCTGGCCATGGGGTCAAGGCCGCCCGCTCAACCTACCGAATTTCAAAGAGACATCCGGCATGAAAGGTGCGGTCATTTCTGCTGTGGACCTAATTAAAGGACTAGGCAATGCTTCCGGTATGGATGTTATTGATGTGGAGGGTGCAACTGGCCTGTTGGAGACAAATTATCAGGGCAAAGTTGATGCAGCTCTCACATTCCTCGAAGATAATGACTTCGTATTCGTTCATTTGGAAGGTCCTGATGAATGCGGTCACGGAGGCAGCGCCAAAGACAAAGTGGAGGCAATCAGCCGGTTCGATGCACGTGTAGTCGCTCCCCTACGGGAAGCACTCAAGGACCAAGAAACCGCGTGGATCATTACTTGTGATCACTTCACACCCATTGTTGAACGCACACATACTATGGATGCCGTGCCCTTCATTCTCAACGGCCCCGGATGCGATGCGTCAGGCATTGAGTCATTCAGTGAACAGTCAGCGGATTCTACTGGCCTAAAACTGGAAAAGGGCCACGAGCTTCTTTCATTCGCACTGAAAACATTCGGATTGAAATAA
- a CDS encoding YgdI/YgdR family lipoprotein: protein MKRFFTLVMLCLFAFSLTACFSKKYMITTNTGKTYIADGSPEYDVQTETYKFEDDKGKKVILNQEDIEVIKEQ from the coding sequence ATGAAACGTTTTTTCACACTTGTCATGCTGTGTCTATTTGCTTTTTCTCTGACGGCATGCTTTTCAAAAAAGTACATGATAACGACCAATACGGGCAAAACGTATATTGCTGACGGTTCGCCAGAGTATGATGTCCAAACCGAGACCTACAAATTTGAGGACGACAAAGGGAAAAAGGTCATCCTCAATCAGGAAGACATTGAAGTTATCAAGGAACAATAA
- a CDS encoding amino acid ABC transporter permease: protein MDFALVFKHYDMLLNGALASLQVTLGALAMGLILGTLAGTCRISRRFYIRVIADAYIQIIRGTPMLLQIFFFYLGFPQIYMMMTGEGISPDPLLTGMIALGINSGAYNAEIIRAGIQSINTGQMEAARSTGLRHVQAMIHVILPQALRRMIPPLGNELIVLLKDSSLISTIGVAELMYSAKVLGARYYTYVPFLVGAGCIYLTLTFSFSRFFNALERKLSAGSGARENAGKIPDLG, encoded by the coding sequence GTGGACTTCGCTCTGGTTTTTAAACATTATGATATGTTGCTCAATGGTGCACTTGCGTCCTTGCAGGTCACTCTTGGTGCGCTTGCCATGGGGCTTATTCTTGGCACTTTAGCCGGAACGTGTCGCATTAGCCGCCGTTTTTATATTCGCGTTATTGCGGATGCCTATATTCAAATTATTCGCGGCACTCCCATGTTATTGCAGATTTTTTTCTTTTACTTGGGCTTCCCGCAAATTTACATGATGATGACAGGCGAAGGGATTTCCCCGGATCCTTTGCTTACCGGTATGATTGCCCTAGGCATTAATAGTGGTGCGTATAATGCCGAGATTATTCGGGCAGGTATCCAGTCCATTAATACAGGACAGATGGAAGCAGCCCGTAGTACCGGATTGCGTCATGTGCAGGCCATGATTCATGTCATTTTGCCACAAGCTTTGCGGCGTATGATTCCACCTTTGGGTAACGAATTGATTGTTTTGCTCAAGGATTCATCTCTTATTTCCACCATTGGTGTGGCTGAGTTGATGTACTCGGCAAAAGTGCTTGGAGCACGGTATTATACATATGTTCCGTTCCTCGTGGGTGCTGGCTGTATCTATCTGACATTGACGTTTTCTTTTTCGCGGTTTTTTAACGCTCTTGAAAGAAAGCTATCTGCTGGAAGTGGTGCGCGTGAGAATGCCGGGAAAATCCCGGATCTAGGTTAG
- a CDS encoding acyl-CoA thioesterase, which yields MARKSDFPACDSWYSHFISYGETDAMGVVYHAEYLHLFERSRSKLIRESGMSYAETERRGIMLPVREAQCRYRVPIRYDEEIYIHVGIEKWGRASVDFIYEIWNREKTTLHSTGKTSHACVNLEGKPVRVPDWLKNLFL from the coding sequence ATGGCGCGCAAATCAGATTTTCCCGCGTGTGACAGTTGGTATTCACACTTCATTTCCTATGGTGAAACTGATGCCATGGGTGTAGTATATCACGCTGAATATCTTCATCTTTTTGAACGATCTCGAAGTAAGCTCATCAGAGAATCAGGCATGAGTTACGCTGAGACAGAACGTCGAGGTATAATGTTGCCTGTCCGTGAGGCACAATGCCGATACCGCGTACCCATCAGGTATGATGAAGAAATTTATATCCATGTAGGCATCGAAAAATGGGGCCGAGCTTCAGTCGATTTCATTTATGAAATCTGGAATCGGGAAAAGACCACACTCCATTCAACCGGCAAGACAAGTCACGCCTGCGTTAACCTGGAAGGAAAACCAGTGCGTGTCCCTGACTGGCTCAAAAACCTTTTCTTATAA
- a CDS encoding ABC transporter permease → MWEFLIPLFAATVQSGTPILYATLGEMMTEKGGVLNLGVEGIMSVAALAAFWVSLITGSPWLGFLAGGTAGMIFASLHGFVCISCLGNQVVSGLALTILGTGLTHYLGVPYVGLHAPGFSPFDFPVLSQIPVIGEIFFKHDMLVYVSFIVPFLFWFFFKRTSLGLHVTATGEMPAAASAAGLKPVVLRYFAVVAGGFLIGLGGAYLSLAYTHLWTNGLSGGRGWIAVALVIFAFWRPGRAVVGAYLFGGVMAFQLRLQAVGTNLSSSLLLMLPYLLTILVLILSAWRGRRVDGPAALGTNIEPEG, encoded by the coding sequence ATGTGGGAATTTTTGATACCGCTTTTTGCTGCAACGGTGCAGTCCGGCACCCCCATTCTTTATGCCACTTTGGGCGAAATGATGACCGAGAAGGGCGGCGTGCTCAACCTTGGTGTTGAGGGCATTATGTCCGTTGCCGCCTTGGCTGCTTTTTGGGTCAGTCTGATCACTGGTTCACCGTGGCTCGGTTTTCTTGCGGGTGGAACAGCCGGAATGATTTTTGCCTCATTGCATGGCTTTGTCTGTATTTCCTGTCTGGGAAATCAGGTTGTGTCCGGTTTGGCGCTGACAATCCTTGGCACTGGGCTGACTCACTACCTTGGTGTGCCGTATGTTGGCTTACATGCGCCGGGATTTAGCCCTTTTGATTTCCCGGTGTTGTCGCAAATTCCAGTCATTGGTGAGATTTTCTTCAAGCATGACATGCTGGTGTATGTCTCATTCATCGTACCGTTCCTATTCTGGTTCTTTTTCAAACGGACTAGCCTCGGTTTGCATGTGACCGCAACCGGTGAAATGCCTGCCGCTGCTTCCGCAGCCGGTTTGAAGCCCGTGGTACTTCGTTACTTTGCAGTTGTTGCTGGCGGTTTTCTTATCGGTCTTGGTGGGGCGTACCTTTCGCTGGCGTATACACATCTATGGACGAACGGTTTGTCTGGTGGGCGCGGATGGATTGCCGTGGCGCTAGTTATTTTTGCCTTCTGGCGGCCGGGGCGTGCTGTCGTCGGTGCCTATCTTTTTGGTGGCGTGATGGCTTTTCAGTTGCGTTTGCAGGCTGTCGGTACAAATTTATCGTCTTCTTTGTTGCTCATGCTCCCTTACTTGCTGACCATTTTGGTTTTGATCCTTTCCGCTTGGCGTGGGCGTCGTGTTGACGGACCCGCCGCTCTCGGTACCAACATCGAGCCTGAGGGGTAA
- a CDS encoding basic amino acid ABC transporter substrate-binding protein — MAIAMLLGVLSVSAFAGTTLDKVKAAGEIAVGNSPDYPPFESIGDNGERVGFDIDLLSAMAKKMDLKVKWVTMEFAAIVTAVQSGQVDMGMSGFSITPDRAKQVSFSAPYIASGQVIVTRPDSNITSAADLKGKKIAVQLGTTGEQQADKIEGAEVVKPESYNIAFMMLRNKAADAVIADLSVADEYMKQGTFKRAGEPLSFEEFAIISRKGNDPLLKALNEALEAVKKDGTYDALVKKWNL; from the coding sequence ATGGCTATCGCCATGTTGCTCGGTGTTTTGTCTGTTTCCGCATTTGCTGGAACCACTCTGGATAAAGTCAAGGCCGCTGGCGAAATAGCTGTCGGTAACAGCCCTGACTATCCTCCGTTCGAATCCATTGGTGACAATGGTGAACGCGTTGGTTTCGATATTGATCTGCTGTCTGCAATGGCTAAAAAGATGGACTTGAAGGTCAAATGGGTCACCATGGAATTTGCTGCTATTGTTACAGCAGTCCAGTCCGGTCAGGTTGATATGGGGATGTCTGGTTTCAGCATCACCCCTGATCGTGCCAAGCAGGTGAGCTTTTCCGCTCCGTATATTGCCAGCGGTCAGGTTATCGTTACTCGTCCTGATTCCAACATTACTTCTGCTGCCGACCTCAAAGGCAAGAAGATTGCAGTTCAGTTGGGTACCACCGGTGAACAGCAGGCTGACAAGATTGAAGGTGCCGAAGTCGTCAAACCCGAAAGCTACAACATTGCTTTCATGATGCTGCGTAACAAGGCCGCCGATGCTGTCATCGCCGACCTGTCTGTTGCTGATGAGTACATGAAGCAGGGTACTTTTAAGCGTGCCGGAGAGCCGCTGTCCTTCGAAGAATTCGCCATCATTTCCCGTAAGGGCAATGATCCGCTTCTCAAAGCCTTGAATGAGGCTCTGGAAGCCGTCAAAAAAGACGGTACTTACGACGCTCTCGTCAAGAAGTGGAATCTCTAA
- a CDS encoding homoserine dehydrogenase, with the protein MDVIKLGLGGFGTVGSGLAKILDSNAQRIEKRIGKRIEIRSVLVRDLTKKRAFDPGPNVTFTDDLNVLVNDPDIDIIVELMGGLDTAKDLVLKAFAAGKHVVTANKHLLAEHGLELFDAARDHSTGLMFEASCAGGIPIVQTLKESLAGDEITQMLGIMNGTANYILSEMTTKGLDFETALADAQDLGYAEADPTFDIEGFDTAHKLCVLIRMAYGVDYPLNEIPIQGITGVTPMDIQFAREFGYRIKLLAHVMDVDGKLEAGVHPALVPYTYLLARVGGNYNAVRLKGNAVGPIMLHGQGAGDLPTGSAVLADIMNVVRNVGEGCPAPDNTGFRNQPLTKANILPPEDSESKYYFRFTVADRTGVMAAITKSMATHGISIAQAVQKGEAGAEGVPLVIVSHETPAKAVAAMIEEMDAMDFTVEPCVKFRIL; encoded by the coding sequence TTGAAATTAGATCCGTACTCGTACGTGATCTAACCAAGAAACGTGCTTTTGATCCGGGTCCGAACGTCACTTTTACCGATGACCTTAATGTATTGGTCAACGATCCTGATATTGACATCATCGTTGAACTCATGGGTGGTCTCGACACAGCGAAAGACTTGGTACTCAAGGCTTTTGCCGCAGGCAAACATGTCGTCACAGCCAACAAACATCTTCTGGCCGAACACGGGCTGGAGCTTTTCGATGCAGCCCGGGATCACTCCACGGGCCTCATGTTCGAAGCCAGTTGTGCCGGTGGGATTCCTATTGTCCAGACTTTGAAAGAAAGTCTGGCTGGTGATGAAATCACACAAATGCTCGGTATCATGAACGGCACAGCCAACTACATCCTGTCCGAAATGACCACCAAGGGGCTGGATTTTGAAACAGCTCTGGCTGATGCTCAGGATCTTGGATATGCCGAGGCTGATCCGACGTTCGACATTGAAGGTTTCGACACTGCTCACAAACTTTGCGTACTTATTCGCATGGCCTATGGCGTAGACTATCCATTGAATGAAATCCCCATTCAGGGAATTACCGGGGTTACCCCCATGGACATTCAATTCGCTCGCGAATTCGGTTACCGCATCAAGTTGCTGGCCCATGTCATGGATGTGGACGGCAAGCTGGAAGCGGGTGTCCATCCAGCTCTGGTACCATATACCTATTTGTTGGCTCGTGTTGGCGGCAACTATAACGCCGTTCGACTGAAAGGCAACGCAGTGGGGCCAATCATGCTGCACGGCCAAGGGGCTGGAGATCTGCCCACAGGCAGTGCTGTGCTGGCAGACATCATGAACGTCGTCCGTAATGTTGGTGAGGGATGCCCTGCTCCAGACAATACCGGCTTTAGAAATCAGCCCCTTACAAAGGCGAACATTCTCCCTCCAGAAGACTCCGAGTCCAAGTATTACTTCCGTTTCACCGTTGCTGATCGCACTGGTGTTATGGCCGCCATCACCAAATCCATGGCGACTCACGGCATTTCCATTGCGCAGGCTGTGCAAAAAGGTGAAGCCGGAGCTGAAGGTGTACCCTTGGTGATCGTGAGTCATGAGACCCCTGCCAAAGCTGTAGCCGCAATGATTGAAGAAATGGACGCCATGGATTTCACAGTCGAACCCTGCGTCAAATTCAGGATACTTTAG
- a CDS encoding amidohydrolase family protein, which produces MRIDIHAHAFDPKIAHKVLVQLEGHYGIKPIGTGKTDDLIERLDEAGIDKSVVLTAATTPSQVIPANNWAIQLKKNNPRFIPFGTVHPGFDRNAEELDRLERNGIQGLKFHPDFQGFRMDDEDFFEVMELVQGRFVCMFHVGDTLPPNENPSCPKKMAALRKRFPKPIMIAAHMGGYQHWEYAIEHLAGTDVYVDCSSVLDFVDDTLLNRLFDAFSHDHILFGSDYPLFDAATEIKKIACRLNLNDSQVDDLLSRGESLFV; this is translated from the coding sequence ATGCGCATTGACATTCACGCCCACGCCTTTGATCCCAAAATTGCTCACAAGGTTCTTGTTCAGCTTGAAGGCCACTACGGCATCAAACCGATCGGCACGGGCAAGACTGATGATCTCATTGAACGGTTGGACGAAGCCGGTATCGACAAATCTGTAGTACTGACTGCTGCAACGACTCCAAGCCAGGTGATTCCGGCCAACAATTGGGCCATTCAACTCAAAAAAAACAATCCGCGTTTTATCCCGTTTGGCACTGTCCATCCAGGCTTCGATCGTAATGCCGAGGAATTGGACCGTCTGGAAAGAAACGGTATCCAAGGACTTAAATTCCATCCCGATTTCCAAGGATTCAGAATGGATGACGAAGACTTCTTCGAAGTCATGGAACTCGTCCAAGGACGATTTGTTTGTATGTTCCACGTCGGAGATACTTTACCGCCTAACGAAAATCCTTCGTGTCCCAAAAAGATGGCTGCACTGAGAAAACGATTCCCCAAACCAATTATGATTGCGGCGCATATGGGCGGCTACCAACACTGGGAGTATGCCATTGAGCACCTTGCAGGGACCGATGTTTACGTAGATTGTTCAAGTGTACTGGACTTTGTAGACGACACACTTCTGAATCGTTTATTCGATGCCTTTTCGCATGATCATATTCTTTTTGGCAGCGATTACCCGCTTTTTGATGCGGCAACAGAGATTAAAAAAATTGCGTGCCGACTTAATCTGAACGACAGCCAAGTGGATGATCTCCTCAGCCGAGGTGAATCTCTTTTCGTCTAA
- the dgt gene encoding dGTP triphosphohydrolase: protein MKNSFYSDFDTEWIGRGQSKNVKGRTPFEQDRDRIIYSPAFRRLQNKTQVFLSGEFDFYRTRLTHSMEVSQIGRSIVNHLNRSSNALSDGFRIDQDLVESICLAHDIGHPSFGHAGEQILNELMFEAGGFEGNAQNLRILVDLFYRDKTQWSGMNPTRAFLDGMLKYKVLFANSEKKKNHFIYNFQKDILDFVSPDVEFSTLFENENALNSFKSLECRIMDWADDIAYSIHDIDDGIRAGFITIKKIRNWMDDKDKEYTGNDRGFLEELATAITDDTFSAFLARLIGTFIHGTKFVERDNVLAEKTHRYRFDIQVEEEGLALCTLLKMLSINLVFHTPQVHQLEYKGGRILRELFTVMEEEYVIKDAPGYRLLPAHYHIALQKHDAYERRRMLCDYISGMTDGFVVRTYKRLFDPDFGSINDLI, encoded by the coding sequence GTGAAAAACAGTTTTTACAGTGACTTCGATACTGAGTGGATAGGGCGTGGTCAGTCCAAAAACGTGAAGGGCCGCACTCCATTTGAGCAGGATCGGGATCGTATTATATATTCTCCGGCTTTTCGTCGGCTTCAGAATAAGACGCAGGTCTTTTTGTCCGGTGAATTTGATTTTTATCGTACTCGTCTGACGCATTCTATGGAGGTGTCACAAATCGGTCGTTCCATAGTGAATCATCTTAACCGTTCTTCTAATGCTTTGTCAGACGGTTTCAGGATAGATCAGGATTTGGTCGAATCAATTTGCTTGGCACATGACATTGGTCATCCTTCTTTTGGGCATGCCGGTGAGCAGATTTTGAATGAATTGATGTTCGAAGCTGGTGGTTTTGAAGGGAATGCGCAGAATCTTCGTATTTTGGTTGACCTGTTTTACAGAGATAAAACTCAATGGTCCGGCATGAATCCCACACGGGCTTTTCTTGACGGGATGCTTAAATATAAAGTGTTGTTTGCTAATTCAGAAAAGAAAAAGAATCATTTTATCTACAATTTTCAGAAGGATATTCTTGATTTTGTTAGCCCTGATGTCGAGTTTTCTACTCTTTTTGAAAATGAAAATGCATTGAATTCATTCAAGTCGCTTGAATGTCGAATTATGGATTGGGCCGATGACATCGCTTATTCAATCCATGACATTGATGATGGTATTCGTGCAGGCTTCATCACAATAAAAAAAATACGGAATTGGATGGATGACAAGGATAAAGAGTATACCGGCAATGACCGGGGATTTCTTGAGGAACTAGCCACCGCTATTACGGATGACACTTTCAGTGCTTTCCTTGCACGGTTGATAGGTACATTTATTCACGGAACGAAATTCGTCGAACGTGACAATGTCCTTGCAGAGAAAACACACCGCTACCGGTTTGACATCCAGGTTGAGGAAGAAGGCTTGGCGCTTTGTACTCTTTTGAAAATGCTGTCCATTAATTTGGTTTTTCACACTCCTCAGGTTCATCAACTTGAATATAAGGGTGGACGTATTCTGCGTGAACTTTTCACGGTCATGGAAGAAGAATATGTGATTAAGGACGCTCCCGGTTACCGACTTTTACCGGCCCATTATCATATAGCATTGCAAAAGCATGATGCCTATGAACGGCGGCGCATGTTGTGTGATTACATTTCCGGGATGACTGACGGATTTGTTGTGAGGACGTATAAACGGCTTTTTGATCCAGATTTTGGATCTATTAATGATTTGATTTGA
- a CDS encoding ABC transporter permease codes for MPLKIIKRDEPWKWGALVVFLGALLFSLFVSALLIEGQGKDALHGMMVLWQGSFGNLWALEGALLKAIPLFLCSLGVAVAFRMQIWNIGAEGQFALGAIGATWMALLFPDLPGFILLPLMFIMAFILGGAWAFIPAFLKLKLRVNEIISTLMLNYIAILLLDYLVFGVWKDPASFGFPMTPEFSVNAIIPYIGSSRVHWGLLFCAIVGIGLWAFMRFTRLGFELQASGEGARVAKYAKIRYGMLVMFVMCLSGGFAGFAGCIETSAVLNRLQPSLIVGYGYTAIVVAWLARLEPLNIAFASFLLAALRVGVENLQLELQIPAAFGVIMEGMILLTVLAGQFFLLYTLERKQRQD; via the coding sequence ATGCCTCTGAAAATAATAAAAAGAGATGAACCCTGGAAGTGGGGCGCCCTGGTTGTATTCCTGGGCGCCCTGCTCTTTTCCCTTTTTGTGAGCGCTCTGCTCATTGAAGGGCAGGGCAAGGACGCACTGCACGGGATGATGGTTCTGTGGCAGGGAAGTTTTGGTAACCTTTGGGCGCTGGAAGGCGCACTGCTTAAAGCCATTCCGCTTTTTCTTTGTTCTTTGGGCGTGGCTGTAGCCTTTCGCATGCAGATATGGAATATCGGCGCGGAAGGTCAGTTTGCACTTGGGGCAATTGGGGCTACATGGATGGCTCTATTGTTTCCTGATTTACCAGGTTTTATTTTGCTACCGCTCATGTTCATCATGGCTTTTATTCTTGGCGGAGCCTGGGCATTTATTCCTGCATTTCTCAAGCTAAAATTGCGCGTCAACGAAATTATTTCTACGTTGATGCTCAACTATATTGCTATTCTTTTGCTCGATTATCTGGTTTTTGGCGTTTGGAAAGATCCGGCCAGCTTCGGGTTCCCCATGACTCCTGAATTTTCTGTGAATGCGATCATTCCCTATATTGGTTCCTCCCGTGTACATTGGGGATTATTATTTTGTGCGATCGTCGGTATAGGGCTGTGGGCCTTCATGCGTTTCACTCGACTTGGTTTTGAATTGCAGGCCAGCGGTGAAGGTGCTCGTGTGGCCAAGTATGCCAAGATCCGTTACGGAATGCTCGTCATGTTCGTTATGTGCCTGTCTGGTGGATTTGCCGGGTTTGCCGGATGTATCGAAACCTCGGCGGTCCTGAATCGTTTGCAGCCAAGTCTTATTGTCGGATACGGCTACACTGCGATTGTCGTGGCCTGGTTGGCACGTCTTGAACCCTTGAATATTGCGTTTGCTTCATTCCTGTTGGCTGCATTGCGGGTCGGCGTGGAAAATTTGCAGCTTGAATTGCAGATTCCAGCAGCATTTGGTGTGATCATGGAGGGTATGATTCTCTTGACCGTTTTGGCCGGGCAGTTCTTCCTTTTATACACCTTGGAACGTAAGCAGAGGCAGGATTAA